The proteins below are encoded in one region of Phaseolus vulgaris cultivar G19833 chromosome 1, P. vulgaris v2.0, whole genome shotgun sequence:
- the LOC137816271 gene encoding gibberellin-regulated protein 12-like, whose translation MAKFVWAFLLLFLMTFVTQLAYGGGEGSLKPEECPGACEVRCSKTRVKKACLFYCNLCCDKCLCVPSGTVGNKEECPCYNNWKNENGGPKCP comes from the exons ATGGCTAAATTTGTGTGGGCCTTTCTTCTCCTCTTTCTCATGACTTTTGTCACTCAACTCGCTTAT GGTGGTGGCGAAGGATCTCTTAAACCAGAag AATGTCCGGGAGCATGCGAAGTTCGTTGTTCAAAAACTCGAGTAAAAAAGGCGTGTCTCTTTTATTGTAACTTGTGTTGTGATAAATGTTTATGTGTTCCATCTGGGACTGTCGGTAACAAAGAAGAATGTCCATGTTATAACAACTGGAAAAATGAGAATGGAGGACCTAAATGTCCATGA
- the LOC137815299 gene encoding PLASMODESMATA CALLOSE-BINDING PROTEIN 2-like isoform X2 translates to MGMVVAVTVTVTVTVTAMVMEMVGGGSWCVAKIGVSEEALQRALDSACGGGDGGADCAPIQPNGLCFTPNTLQAHASYAFNSFYQRNARASNACLFNGASTVAQTDPSYGSCVYPSSSAVATPTARCCTKVHAM, encoded by the exons ATGGGAATGGTGGTGGCAGTGACGGTTACAGTTACAGTTACAGTTACGGCAATGGTGATGGAGATGGTGGGAGGAGGGAGTTGGTGCGTGGCGAAGATTGGGGTGAGCGAGGAAGCATTGCAGAGAGCATTGGACTCTGCATGTGGAGGAGGAGACGGCGGTGCCGATTGCGCTCCCATTCAGCCCAACGGCCTCTGCTTCACTCCCAACACCCTTCAAGCTCACGCTTCCTACGCCTTCAACAGCTTTTACCAGCGAAACGCTAGAGCTTCTAACGCCTGCCTCTTCAATGGCGCTTCAACCGTCGCCCAAACAGATCCCA GCTATGGATCTTGCGTGTACCCGTCCTCCTCCGCAGTGGCAACTCCAACCGCCAG GTGCTGTACCAAGGTGCATGCCATGTAG
- the LOC137815299 gene encoding PLASMODESMATA CALLOSE-BINDING PROTEIN 2-like isoform X1, translating into MGMVVAVTVTVTVTVTAMVMEMVGGGSWCVAKIGVSEEALQRALDSACGGGDGGADCAPIQPNGLCFTPNTLQAHASYAFNSFYQRNARASNACLFNGASTVAQTDPSYGSCVYPSSSAVATPTASTAEVTNTTAPTPSSTTTTPIHGRDGAGMDPQIPQNSTPTSNTMTSFLLFLLILFLGDTFFVAL; encoded by the exons ATGGGAATGGTGGTGGCAGTGACGGTTACAGTTACAGTTACAGTTACGGCAATGGTGATGGAGATGGTGGGAGGAGGGAGTTGGTGCGTGGCGAAGATTGGGGTGAGCGAGGAAGCATTGCAGAGAGCATTGGACTCTGCATGTGGAGGAGGAGACGGCGGTGCCGATTGCGCTCCCATTCAGCCCAACGGCCTCTGCTTCACTCCCAACACCCTTCAAGCTCACGCTTCCTACGCCTTCAACAGCTTTTACCAGCGAAACGCTAGAGCTTCTAACGCCTGCCTCTTCAATGGCGCTTCAACCGTCGCCCAAACAGATCCCA GCTATGGATCTTGCGTGTACCCGTCCTCCTCCGCAGTGGCAACTCCAACCGCCAG TACTGCTGAAGTTACAAATACAACAGCGCCAACACCTTCCTCGACAACGACTACTCCAATCCATGGCCGGGATGGTGCAGGAATGGACCCTCAAATCCCCCAAAATTCTACCCCTACTTCAAACACAATGACCTCTTTTTTACTCTTTCTTCTCATTCTCTTCCTAGGAGACACTTTTTTTGTAGCATTGTAA